The genome window aatcatctaaaaatagaaaaataccgACGAGTGGGTAACAAAGACCTCTGCGGTACGCCACTGGCAGATTGCCCGGTTTATCAAACTCCACCTGACGCACGAGTTAAAGAAAAGAATGAAGATGATGAGAAGCTTGAAAGGTTATTGGAGTACACCAGTATTGTTATTGTGGTTGGATTTGTGGTTGGCTTTTGGCTGTTTACTGGCACGCTCATCATGAAGCAGGTCATCAGATTCGCTTTCTTCCGATGGATCGACAAGGCCAGCGACTGGATCTACGTTCAGTTTGCAGTTAAGCTTGCGAAGCTCAAATCCAAATGGCAAACGATGACATGAACTATCAAGTGTTTCACCTCTTATATTAGCATGCAATGTTGTTATCATATTGTGTTGTCATAATTAACTTCAATAAGCACTACAGATGGTCTATATACATTACATGTAATTGTTGCTACGACATCTCCATATACATCATCATTTCGGTGTCACATTGCTTTCAAGACAATTTAGGTTATATACACATATCTgacaactaaaagattaattacaCGAACACAATCCTATGTCTTCCTTTTCTTACTCCCCTTTTTTCCCAAAATCAATAAAGAATTGTATTTCTTGAGATTATatgcaaaaaaaatatattgtttaATAGAATGTCTGTCATGCAATGTTTGCTAATGAAATAGTAAATATAGTTGCATTTTGTTGAGATTGTTTGTTTTTTCCAGTtatttttcttagaaaagaaacaaaagaaagaaaattcaagtatcTTAGTATGCTCAATTAGATAAAGATACACATAGTATGAttacaaaatataaaattatttttataagaaaattaattattttttaaaaaattaaaatttgtgtTCAACCAAGCAAACTTGTCCAAAAAATTTTATGAGTATAAACTTCTTATGCCAATCATTCGGGTGCTAAAGATTGAGTCTGATTTGGCTCGAACCCAATCAACCCAACCGGGGATGTTGACCGAAGTCGACTTCTCACCGGCCCCTCCTGCGTTCGTCGCCGCAGCCGTTCCCCGCGCCTGCGTTCACACAATGCACCGCCGCACGCGGGGGCGTTTCGCGCTCGCAGTCCTCACCGCGGTCTTCATCACCGCCTCCCCGTGGGCCCGCACCCACAGTCGCCGAAGTCGTCCGCCGCAACCGCAGTCGCACCTCTTCGCTCACAGGCGGCGAGCCCTCCACCTTCCCTTGCTCCTATAAATGGAGCTTTGGGGAACAACAGCGAGGGAAGCGAAGGAGAGAAGAAGCGAGGTGAAGGTTGAGGAAGGAACCCAAATCCGACCAAGTTCTTCTCCGGCGTGAAGTCCGGTCACCGATCTCCGTCGCCGGCCGGTCACCGTGCTCATTGCAGCACctgcggaggaggaagaggaagttgACTGGTCAACCCTGGTCGACTTTGATTGACAGAGGTAATTTTGTAATTTTGTTTTATTGGcaaattttggattttttttctaaGGAAGTCGTGATGGTGTTGTTAAACCCTCCtacgattttattttttatttttttatttttcttcttcttgtgtatGTAATAACGGTGTTTATGTCATAATCTGAGTCCTGTTAAAtcgtttatttttgtttttcatcCTTTATCATCTGATTTTTTCATCGACTCGATCTATATTTTATGGCTAGGTAACGTACTAATCTTTTTTATATATGGTATCAAAGCATTCTTACCAAAGATTATCAGGTTGCTGGCCTTAATGACTAAGCATGAGATATAAGATTGAAAAATTGGATTGAAATTTTAAGTACTCTctgataaatataaatattattttaacaaaCTAAACTCATGACAAAGGTAATCCGGAAGGAGGTTAGCTCTATAACATTGATAAATATAATATACAATCAAAATCGATGTTGACACTTATGAAGTGATGTGTGAAAATCCCAACTACTTTAGTCGTTGTAAGAAAATACGGATCTATACTATATTATTAATGAATAAATTGAAACTCGATTTATAATAATTGATCGAATGTGCCTCCGATTGATTGATCAACAAAATCTTCGATATTAATGAATCATTTAACTATTATATCTTTATCATTAGTTGAACTTTTCTTTTACGGTTAAACTCTTAATATCTAAATCCCCGACATTCATGAAACACGAAAGTTTCACATACTAATCAATCATGTCTCATGTCTTATTTCTTAACCATGGAATACATTTGAGTCTCCAAGAGATAGATATGTATCTTATTATTCACGTTGACTTTCTCGGCCATATCATAGAAGCTAGGATGAGTGTTCGGACCTCATACACTCATAGGCAACTTCTTTCAACCTCACACCATACGGAAAAAAAGGTCGAAATGACCTTTCATGCTAATTCACCTCTTCCGACCATTCATTGTCACGAGAAATATTTATACTTTTCTTTTAACATCGAAAATCTTCTTGACATGCCAACTATCTCCATAGGTAAACATGTAACAACTATCACCAACCATTCAAGACTCATTGGTACGATCATTAATACTCCTCAAGTTACGTACCATTCTAAATTAAGAGTTAAGAGGGCCTTTGTTGGATATGCTTAGACACTTAGTTTCATGACTTATGGACTGAAAAACTTTCGGAAAATCCTTTCATACTAATTTTGTGACAGTGGTGATTTCGAAGCAAATTTATTCTATAACTTTGATAGACCAATCAAAAATGACATCAACACTTGAAAAGTGGCACGTTAAAGTCCCAACCACTCTTTTCGTGGTGGATAAAAGTGTATCCATCTACATTAATTGAGCAATTGTGACTCCTCTTGACGGGTCGACAAAATCATCTTTGTCTCATTCACATTAATTTTTGCCCCAACAACACGATAAGATGTAAGACTTTGACTTGAGCCATGGATGACTTCCCTCTAACCTCACCACATAGAAATAATAGATGAAAATCAAGGCGTCATGATCTTACATCGGAAAAGTCCTCTCTTCCAATATTTCACTCCATCCATATCAAACCATTCATCAAGTCATCAAAAATATCTATACTTTCCAACGCTGAAAGTCTCCTTGACTTACACGTCGGGGAACATAAACAATTTacattctttttttgttttgtataaaaatatttttggataatttattcaGAAAAGATGATCATAATTAGTGTTTATCGAAGAGCATTCTTTTTTTCTGAATTTACTCGAGAGCATCTTAACACAGAAAAAGAACATGTATGCTctttattttaaagatttttaTATGTCTTTACAGTCTGAATCTATCCAAGTTtgatttaaaaaatcaaaatctataaaataatctaaaaatagAAAACCCAATGAAATTACTATTTAATGTTGTATTTATATTCTATATTAAAATCGAGTTGAATAAGCTTTATGTCattatacttatacatataccATGTTATATTCGATGACAGAATCAACAGAGAATCACCTTAAAAATAGAAAAGAACAATGAAATCAACATGTATATTGTATTTGCCTGCTCTATTGAAAGATGGAAGTAAGTTTGTGTTACACTTGTCACACTAGTAAATCAACGCTCAATGGAACCCTCACATCAGAATTAAGTTTTCTTTGACTTCTAACTGCGTATTAGCAACACTAAAGTTCGAGTATGCTTGACCTTGACTGCGTATTAGCCACTACATCAATTCTACAGATAATGTGTTAGACTTTGTAAGTTCAAGAGAAACTTAGCTTCATTGTCCACTTTGGATGCCCTAGGCTACGACTACTTCTACAAAATGTATATCCACActatattattaataaataaactGAAACTCTTATTATAATAATTGAGCAAATGTGACTTCGATTGACTGATCAATAAAATTTTCCATGTTAATGAATCATTCAACTCTTGCATCTTTATCATGAGTTGATTTTTTTATGTCACGATTAAACTCTTCAAATCTAAATCTCCAACATTCCTTGAACACCCAAGTCTCACATATTAATCAAACAATCCTCACATCTTATATTTTGACCATGGTATACATCCAAGTCTCCAAGAGACAGATATGTGTCTCAATCACGTTGACTTGCACTAGTTGATAAGATGCGAGCTTTTGACTTGCGTCTCAGCCACATGATAAAAGCTTCTATGAGAACAGATGACTTCACTCCAACCTTGCATCACATGGAAGATAGATGGAAATTTAGGTGTTGAAAGGCATCCATCCGTATCAAACCATTAATCACGTCATGAGAAATATTCATGTTTTCTAACGCTGAAAGTCTCCTTGACTTGCAGGAACATAAACATTTACATCCTTTTCTGTTttgtataaaattattttttgataatttattaAAGAGCATTCTTTTCCTCCGAATTTACTAAAGAGCTCTTTATTTTAGAGATTTATACATAGTTTTCCGATGTGAATCTATCGAAGTTCGATTTAAAAAACCAAAAtctataaaatcatctaaaaatagaaaatCCAATGAAATTACGATTTCACGTTGTATTTATCTTCTATATTAAAATTGAGTTGAATAATCTTTAAGTCATTATACTCATACATGTACCATGTAATATTCGATTACAGAATCAACATAGAAATATATCACTTAAGAAACTCCTAGAATCAACTTAAAAGAACAATGAAATCAACATGTATATCACATTTGCCTGCTCTATTGAAAGATGGAAGTTTGTGTTACACTTGTAATCTTTGGTGTGGGCCACTTATCTGGAATCTCGTGAATGAGATATCCTGTAGACCATAAATTGCTGGTCCAAATTATCCACCCCACTCATGGTATTCTTTATActtaagcatatatatatatatatatatatatatatatatatatatatatatatatatatatatatatagtccaatCAACAAATTCAGGCATAGTCCAACAAGTTGTGTATGTGCAGTATCCAACACGCAGAAGTGTCGCTTTCCATTTCCAAGCTTTTGATTGGTTGGAGCTTTCTCGATTTCCATTTCCCTTCGTGACAGGTAGATTGTGAAATGGATGACGCTGTAGTGCTCGGACAAAAGAACATGAGTCAACATTCATGATTTCACTATAACTAAAAGACGCACTGAAACAATGAAATAACAATGGGCACAAAATAAATGCTTAAGAATAGATTGCGACTTGTCTTTTAGGCGTCTTTAAGAAGATATCTGTTTCCATATTTGATGCTACCATAAGTCCTACAGCACCCGGTAATTAGCCAAAGAGTACCACCACCATGATTCCTTCGATAAGCTCCACCCAGTTTCTGCTCCTCTACCTCGTCCTCCTCTTCGTCCCCTCTCCGACCGTTGCCTTCACGTGGCAAGTTTGCAGCACAAGTGCCGGCAACTTTACTGCCAACAGCACGTATGAGTCCAACCTcaacctcctcctctcctccctcgtCTCCAACGGTTCCGCTCCTGGCTTCTTCACCGACACCGTAGGACGGATACCCAACCAAGTTCAAGGCCTCGTCCTTTGTCGTGGCGATACTAACCCCACCACGTGCCGTCTCTGCCTTAGCAACGTCACGGTGAAGATCCTCGGGCTCTGTGCCGACAACAAGGATGCCGTGGTTTGGGAAGATGAGTGCCTCCTTCGCTTTTCCAACCGGCAGTTCCTCAGCACCTTAGACAACGACCCGACTGGTGCCTTGCCAAACTTGAACCAGGTAAACTACGAAGCGGATCGGTTCAACAAGGTGGTGAACGAGTTGCTCGACAGCACGGCTGATTGGGCGGCGTATAACTCCACGAAGAGGTACGCGACCGGGCAAGCGTTCAACGTGACGCAGGAGGTTCCGACTATATATGGCCTGGCGCAATGCACGCCGGACATGTCGACGAGTGACTGCAGGCAGTGCTTGAAAGGCGTGTTACAGGGGCTCCCACGGAGCCTCAAGGGAGCTAGGAATCAGGGAGTGAGGTGCAATATAAGGTTCGAAGTTACCCCCTTCTACGAAGGCACCCCCATCATATCGCTCCTTTCACCATTATTGACGGATGCAACAGCTCCAACACCCAATCCTGCCGTCTGTCCAACCGGGAAAGAAGGTAAATATGCACCCTTAtcacaattaattaattaattatatacatAGATCCATGGCAAATAGGCGACACTCATTCATTCTATAAGAGCCTAGGAAAGTATACCACTTGCTCTAATCTACCATTCAACACACGATCGATCAAGACAGGGCAAATCGAATAACCCGTGCTGCAAAAGAATGGCTATCGTAATAAAAGGGTTTTTGGCGTGTCCGCTAATACAATTCACATTGGTGCAGGAAAAACGAAGAAAACAACTATAGCAATTTCGGTATCCGCAGTGAGCGCAATACTGCTAATCTCCATATTTTGCACTTGGTACAGGAGATCGAGGAAGCGGGCAGTGAAATCACCTTGTGAGTGACTGACTCATCTTTTCCGGATGTCCCGTCTCCTTCGTTGCAATCGGCTAGTGCTTTGTGGAAAACCATTTGTAATTTACATTCTTGACATCGTCTGCTTAATTTGTCATAGATCAAACTGACTCGGAGCAGGCCACACAAGTGTTTGAGTCATTACTATTTCGTCTATCTATACTGCGAGTTGCAACAGGCGACTTCGCCGAAGCGAATAAACTTGGAGAAGGTGGTTTCGGTGCAGTTTACAAGGTACATCGGCACCATATTCTCCTCCTATTTCCAATTCAGTGTCCTCTTGTTTCCATTCTTCCGCTTAACCGTGAAGTATTGTGCAGGGACTACTGCCGGACGGACGAGTGATAGCGGTCAAGAGGCTGCTGAACTCTGGGCAAGGACTTGGAGAGCTTAAAAACGAGCTGCTTTTGGTTGCTAAGCTCCAGCACAGGAATCTCGTAAAACTTCTGGGCGTTTGCTTGGAGGAAGAGACGATGATTGTGTATGAATACGTGCCTAATTCAAGCCTGGACAAATTTCTGTTTGGTAATTCACGCTCTTAATGTGCTTTCTTTACAACTTTGATATCTGCAgttcaaaataagaaaaaagaaagaaaaactaaaCC of Musa acuminata AAA Group cultivar baxijiao chromosome BXJ2-3, Cavendish_Baxijiao_AAA, whole genome shotgun sequence contains these proteins:
- the LOC135608407 gene encoding cysteine-rich receptor-like protein kinase 6, which codes for MIPSISSTQFLLLYLVLLFVPSPTVAFTWQVCSTSAGNFTANSTYESNLNLLLSSLVSNGSAPGFFTDTVGRIPNQVQGLVLCRGDTNPTTCRLCLSNVTVKILGLCADNKDAVVWEDECLLRFSNRQFLSTLDNDPTGALPNLNQVNYEADRFNKVVNELLDSTADWAAYNSTKRYATGQAFNVTQEVPTIYGLAQCTPDMSTSDCRQCLKGVLQGLPRSLKGARNQGVRCNIRFEVTPFYEGTPIISLLSPLLTDATAPTPNPAVCPTGKEGKTKKTTIAISVSAVSAILLISIFCTWYRRSRKRAVKSPYQTDSEQATQVFESLLFRLSILRVATGDFAEANKLGEGGFGAVYKGLLPDGRVIAVKRLLNSGQGLGELKNELLLVAKLQHRNLVKLLGVCLEEETMIVYEYVPNSSLDKFLFDAVRGKQLTWGIRYKIICGIARGLLYLHEESQLKIIHRDLKASNILLDADMNPKISDFGLAKLFDIDQTQGTTNRVMGTFGYMAPEYVMQGKFSIKSDVFSFGVLVLEILTGRKNNDSHNPEVTEVLLSYVWEKWQDGSALEIVDPALGGHYQQSDLLRFVQIGLLCVQEDPSDRPTMSTIVVMLNSETVSLRAPSQPAFYMGNGNKVATMSVNQVSLSEPELR